The Candidatus Hydrogenisulfobacillus filiaventi sequence CGCCCTCTACGGCCGGCCGTTGCCGCCGGAGCCCCCGGCCTTCCCCGGCTGGGGCGAGGGCGGGCCGCTGGCGGTGGAGGTGGAGGACCCGACCGCCTGTCCCCTGTACACCCTGGTGGAATGGCGGGTGGCGGGGGAGGACCCGGCCCCGCTCTGGATGCAGGCCCTGCTGCGCGCGGTGGGTCAACGGCCGTTGGGCGGGGTGGTGGACCTCACCAACTTTGTCCTCTTCGGCTGGGGTCAGCCCCTGCATGCCTTCGACGCGGATGCCGTGGAGCTCCCGGTGCGGGTGTGCCGCGCCCGGCCGGGCGAGCGGCTGGTCACCCTGGACGGCGTGGAGCGGGTCCTGGACCCGGCCGACCTGGTCATCGCCGACGCCGGACGGGTCCTGGGCCTGGCGGGGGTGATGGGCGGGCTGGACTCGGGCGTGCGCCCCGGTACCCGCCGCATCTATCTGGAATCGGCCCATTTTGCCGCCCCGGTGGTCTTCCGCACCTTGAAGCGCCATGACCTGGCCAGCGAGGCGGCCCTGCGCTTCGGAAAGGGCAGCGATCCCGCGCTGGCCCCGGCCGGGCCCGCGCTGGTGGCGGCCTACGCCGGCGGGCTGCTGGAGCCTACCGGGCGGAGCGCCCGCGTAGGCCGGGTGCCGGAGCCGCCGGCGGTGCCCTGGCATCCCGGCCGCATCCGGGCGCTGCTGGGGGTGAACTGGGACGACCGCCGCCTGGAGGAGGCCCTGGGCCGCCTGGGCTTCCGCGTGAGCGGGGGGATGGTGCATGCCCCCTCCTGGCGGCGGGAGGTGACCGGCAGCCATGACCTGGCCGAGGACGTGGCGCGCCTGGAGGGGTATGAGGCGGTGGGCGAGCGCCTGCCGGTGGGACCCACCGTGCTGGGGGCCCGGGACGCCGCCTGGGTGCGGGCGGACCGGGTGCGCGACCTGGCGGCGGCCGCCGGTTATCAGGAGCTGCTGACGCCCTCCTACACCGGGCCCGACGCTCCGGCCGACCCGGTCGGGGGGCCGGAGGCGCTGGCCCCCATCCGCATCGTCAATCCGCTGCGCGACCGGGAAAGCTGGCTGCGGACGGGCCTGTTGGCCACCCTGCGCGAGGCTTGGCTCTACAACCGCGACCGCGACGTGGAGCCGCAGCCGGTGTTCGAGGTGGCCCCCGTCTACGGTCGTCCCGGCGGGGGGGAGGCGGTGGCGGAACCCCTGACGCTGGCCGCCCTGCTGCCGTTGGCGGCGCCGGAAGCCTGGCCGGGGACCGGGAGCCTGTATCAGCTCAAGGGGCTGGTGGAGCTGGTGGCCGAACGCCTGGGCTGGGCGGTGGCGTTCGGGCCGCTGGAGGCGGAGCATCCCTGGTTCCATCCGGGCCGTTCCCTGGCCATCCTGGGGCCGGACGGCCGCCGGCAGGGGCTGCTCGGCGAGCTGCGGGCGGAGTTCTGGGCTCCGGCGCGGATGCGGGGGCGGGTGGCAGGCCTGGAGTGGCGGCTGCCGCTGGCCGTCGAGCCGGCCCTGCCCGTCATCCGCCACGCCCCCCGCTTCCCGGCGGTGGTGCGCGACCTGTCCTTTGTGGTGCCGGAGGAGTCTGGGTGGGCGGAGTGGGAGGCAGTGCTGGCGGCCGCCCGGCCGCCGCGACTGGAGGCCTGGCGGCTCATGGACCGCTTCCGGGGCGGATTCGGGCTGTCCTTTACGGTGCGCTTCACCTTCCGCGCCCCCGACCGCACCCTCACCGACGCGGAGGTGGATGGCGATATGGCCCGCCTGATGGCAGCCCTGGAGGTGCGAGGCGCCCGGGTGCGGGGGGCCTCGACCTAGTTCCGGCGCATTCCCTGCCCCCGCGGGCAGGAATTTGCCCCCGCCGTCGAGAATGGGGGAACAAACGGCTTGGGGGGGCGTGCAGGCGATGGAGGACGGGCAGACCCGGACCACGGTGTCGATCTACGGGGAGGATTACGCCATCCGCTCCGACCTGCCGCCGGAAACGGTGGAGGAGCTGGCCCGCTACGTGGACACCCGCATGCGGGTGCTGGCGGCGCGCAATCCCCACGTGCCGGCGGGACGCCTGGCCATTCTGGTGGCCCTCAACTGCGCCGAGGAGGTCCTGCGGCTGGAGGCCAAGACCGAGGAGCTGACCGCCGCCCTGCAGCAGCGCTGGCGCAGCCGGCAGGTGCACAAGAAGGGGTCGTAAGGCCGTGCCCGGTCTGGTGTGGTGGATCGGGTACGGGCCACGGCCGCCGGCCGGGCAGGCCGGCGGCTTTCTTGATGCCGGCCTGGGGCTGCGGGGCGCTCCGCTGCGGGAGACGGTCCTCTCCGCCCTGGCGACCGGGGCCAATCCTGCGCCGGTGACTGGGCCGGCGCACCGGCGGGGCCGCCCCGACCCGGCCTGGGCGGCGTGGCTCCGGCAGTGCGGCCTCGGTTCCCGGCTGGCGGCGGCGGGCCGGCCGGTGCGGGGGGTCACCGCCTGGCCCCCGGCCGCCTTCCGGGGTAGCCCCGCGGTGGAGATGCTGCTGGCTCCCGACCCGCCCGCAACCCTGGGGGACCTGCGCCGGGGGCTGGCGCTGGCGCCGGACGTGACGGGGACCGCGCTGGCTGCCCGCGGCCACCACGGCCTGCCCCTGCGGGATGCGCCGGCGGCGGCCGCCCTCCTGGCGGGCCTTCTGCAACGGTATGCTATGCTGATCTTCGTGGCTGCACGGGCCGTGGATGCGGACCTGGCCGGGGCGGTGCTGGCGGGGGTGACGGCCGCGGGCGGCCAGTGGCTAGCGGTGGCCGTGCCCGATCGGCCGGCAGACGCGGGGGTGGCCTGGGCGGCGGGCCGTGACCCCGGCGGGCCCCGGCCCCGGGGCGTCACCGACCTGGCGGCCTACCTGATACGGATGATGGAGGAGGGGCCGGAAGGGGCGTGACCACCACGCAAGGCGCAGGGGGAGACTGGCTGCGCAACGCCCTCGACCTGGAGCGGGTGCTGGCCCGCATCCGGGAGCAGGCCGAGACCCCCATGGGAGCCGACCGCGTTGCCGCCCTGGCGCCGCCGCTGCCGGACCCGGTCTCCGCCCAGGCCCTGGGCCGCGAAGCCGAGACCCTACTGGCGCTGGGGGCCGGGCTGGCGGGGGCGGTGCGGGTGGGCCGCCTAGCCCGGCGCGCCGCCCGGGGCGGCGTGCTCGACGCCGGGGAACTGGCGGGGGTGGCCCGGACCCTGGCGCGGACGGAGACGGTGCGGGCCAAGGCCGAGCCCGGCCTCACCCCCGGCTGGGCCGCCCGCCTGGGCGCGCTGGCCCTGCCGGGGGCCCTGCGGGAGGCCGTGGAACGGGTGGTGGCGCCCGACGGGTCGGTGCGGGACACCGCCAGCCCGCTGCTGGCCGACCTGCGCGCCCGCCAGCGCCGGTTGTGGGAGGAGATCGACGGCATCCTGGCCGGCATCCTGCATTCGCCCCACTGGGCGCCCTACCTGCAGGAGCCGGTGGTCACGGAACGGGCCGGCCGGCGGGTGGTGCCGGTCAAGGTGGGGTTCCGCAACAAGGTGGCCGGCATCGTCCACGACCAGTCGGCCAGCGGCCAGACGGTGTTCGTGGAGCCGATGGCGGTGGTGGACCGCCACAACCGCATTGCCCTCCTGCTGCGGGAGGAGACGGCGGAGATTGAGCGCCTGCTGACCGAGCTGTCGCGGGCGGTGGGGGCGGAGGCGCCCGCTCTGGAGGCGGTGGAAGAGGTGCTGGCCGACCTCGACGTGGCCCTGGCCGGGGTCCGCTACGGACAGGGGCTGGACGGCCGCTGGCCGCGCCTGGGCGGGCAGCGCTTCCTCATCCGGTCCGGACGCCACCCCCTCCTTCAGGACCCTGTGCCCCTGGACCTGGCAGTGGAGGACCGGCGGCCGGTGCTGGTCATCACCGGGCCCAACACCGGGGGCAAGACGGTGGCCTTGAAAACCGCCGGGCTGGTCGCGGCCCTGGCCCTGCTGGGGATGATGGTGCCGGCGGCGGAGGGGACCGAGGTCCCGCTGTATACCGCTATCCTGGCCGACATCGGGGACGAGCAGAGCCTGGAACAGAACCTGTCCACCTTTGCCAGTCACATCGCCCGCCTGGTGCCGCTGGTGCGGCTGGCGGATGCAGGGGCGCGGCCGCTGTTGGCCCTCATCGACGAGATCGGGGCCGGCACCGACCCGGATGAAGGCGCGGCCTTGGCCCAGGCCCTGGTGGAGCGACTGGCGGCAGCCGGGGTGCACACCCTGGTCAGCACCCACTTCGGGCGCCTCAAGCTGTTGGCGTACGAGGACCCGCGCATCCAGAACGCGCGGGTCGAATTCGACCGCGAAACCCTGGCCCCCACCTACCGCCTGGTGCTGGGGCAGCCGGGCAGCTCCCACGCCCTCTACATCGCGGCCCGGCTGGGGCTGGATGCGGCCCTGGTGCAGCGGGCGCGGGAGCTGATCGGCGAGCGGGGGCAGGCCCTGGAGGGGGCCATTGAAGCGGTGGGCACCCTGACCCGCCGGCTGGAGGAGACGGAACGGGAGCTGGAGGCACGCCGGCGCGACCTGGAGGCGGAGGAGGCTGCCCTGCGGGCCCGCATCACCCGCTGGGAGGAGCGGCGCCAGGCGGAGGAGGAGCGCCTGCGCGTGCAGTGGCAGGCGGAGCTCCGGCGCCTGCGTGAGGAGGTGCGGCGGCTGGCGGCCCAGGTCGAAGCCAGCGAGGGCAAGGCCCGCTTTCAGGCCCTGGAGGAGCTGCGGCGGACCCTGCGCGAGGCGGCCCCGCCGCCCCCGGTGGCGGGGCCACCGGGGCCGGCTCCTGCCCTGACGGTGGGGGTGCGCGTCCGTATCCGCGGGTTTGAGGATCCCGGGGTGGTGCAGGAGCTGGCGGGACGCACCGCCACCGTGGAGGTGGGGGGCATGCGCATCAAGCTGCCGGTGGAGGAGCTGGAGCTGGCGGAAGCCCCGGCGGCGGCCCGTCCGCGCGGGGGCGGGCGCACCCCCGCCACCGCCGCCCGCATGGCCCGCGTCTCCCCCGAGGAGGATGTGCGCGGGCTGACGGTGGACGATGCCCTGGCGGTGGTGGACAAGTTCCTAGACAACGCCCTGCTGCTGGGACTGGACACGGTGCGTATCATCCACGGCAAGGGCACCGGCACCCTGCGCCGGGCCTTGAACGCCTGGCTGGCCCATGATCCCCGCGTGGCGGAGCGGCGGCTGGGGGGGCCGGCCGAGGGCGGCGACGGGGTCACGGTGGTACGGCTCAAGGGCTGAGGAGCCCTATGCTATGATGAGGGCGGATACGGCCCCGCCGGCGGCGCATTCCCAGGGAAGGCAGGATCGGGTTGAACACCATTATGGACGGTAGCATTGCCAAAACGGTCGATTACCTGGTGCGGGGCTGCGAGGATGTGGTCAGCCCCGACCTCCTGGCCCGCAAGCTGGAGCAGGTGCCGGTGCGGGGCCCCCTCACGGTCAAGCTGGGGGTCGACCCCACCGCGCCTGACCTGCACCTGGGGCACACGGTAGTGATGGAGAAGCTGCGCCAGTTCCAGGACCTGGGCCACCGGGTGGTGCTCCTGATCGGGGACATGACCGGACGGGTGGGGGATCCCACCGAGAAGGCCAGCACCCGCAAGCAGCTGAGCGCGGAGGAGGTGGCGGCCTTTGCCCGCACCTACGTGGAGCAGGCGGGCAAGGTGCTGGATGTCGAGCGGCTCACCGTCCGCTACAACAGCGAATGGCTGGAAGCGCTGCAGTTCGCGGACGTGGTGGAGCTGCTCTCGCGCATGACGGTGGCCCGGGTGCTGGAGCGGGACGATTTCGCCCGCCGTTTCGCCGCCCACGTGCCCATCCACCTGCATGAGCTGCTCTATCCGCTCATGCAGGGATATGATTCCGTAGCCCTGCGGGCGGATGTGGAACTGGGTGGCACCGACCAGCGCTTTAACATCATGACCGCCCGGCAGATCCAGGAAGCGTACGGGCAGGAGCCGGAGGTGGGCATGTTCCTGCCGATCCTGGAAGGTACCGACGGCGTCCGCCGGATGGGCAAGAGCCTCGGCAACTACATCGGGATCAGCGAACCGCCGGAGGAGATCTACGGCAAGACCATGTCCATCCCCGATAGCCTGATAGAGCGGTGGGGTGTGCTACTCTTAGGCTGGGATGCGGCGGAGGTCCGGGCCCGCCTGGCAGCGGGCACCAATCCGCGCGACCTGAAGGCGGAGTTGGCCCGTGCCCTGGTGGCGCGGTTCTGGAATCCGGCCGCGGCGGAGGCAGCGGAAGCGGCCTTCAACCGCACCTTCCGGGAACGCCAGGTGCCGGAGGACGCCCCCCGGGTGCCGCTGCCGTCCGACCCCTGGCAGGGGCCGGCCCTGGATCTGGTGGCGCGTCTGCCCGGTATCCCCAGCCGCAGCGAGGCGCGGCGCCTGCTGCAGCAGGGGGCGGTGGTGGTGGATGGCGAACGCCTGGGGGACGGGGCGACGGTCACGGTGCGGGCAGGCAGCTGGGTGCGGGTGGGTAAGCGGCGGTTTTTCCGGCTGGAGGCCGGCGGCTAGACTGCCGGGGTGACGGGAAAGGGGTCGGCGGTGGCGGCGCAGGAGGAAGAGGCGCAGGGCTGGCAGGACATCGCCCAGGGGGAACTGGAGGCGGCGGAGCGGCATTTCCGCCGGGCACTGGAGCTGGACCCCTCGCGGGCGGACGCGCTGAACGGCCTGGGCACGGTGTATCTGTCGTGGGGAGACCTGGAGGAGGCCGCGGAGCTCTTCCGCATGGCCATCCTGCAGGCGGAGCAGGACCTGCCCCGCCGCAAGCGGCGGACGGGCTGGCAGGATGCGCAGGTGCGGCCGTATGTGCGGGGACTGTATCATTTGAGCCTCACCCAGATCCGGCGGGGGCTCTGGGATGAGGCCATCGACCTTTTGCGGGAGCTCATCGCCTGGGACAGCGGCGGCATGGACGGGGAGGCACATTACCTGCTGGGCCAGATGCAGCAGCGCCACGGGCGGCTGGAGGAGGCGGCCGCCGCCTATACGGCCGCCAGCGCCCATCTGGACGAGGCCTGGTATGCGCTGGGGCTGGTGCGCTTCCTGGAAGGGCGGGAGCGGGAGGCGCGGGCGGCCTGGCGGGAGGCCCTGGGGCGGCTGCCGGGGGTGGTGCCCTTCCTGCTGTATTATCCCCGGCTGGTGCCCATCCCCGCCCCCCGCATCGAGGACACCCCCTTCCTCATCCTGCGCCGCTACGTAATCGACAACGCCGACCTCTGGACCTCCGCCGCGCGGGCGGCGCTGGAGGAACTGGCCCGGGAGCAGTCGGAGTAGGGGGCGGGGCTGGTGCAGGTGGCGCTGGTGGGAGCGGGGGCGCTGGGGTCGCCCTTGGCCTGGGCGCTGGTCCGCCTGCCCGCGGTTACCCGCCTCACGGTGGTGGACGGCGACCGGGTGGCGCTTTCCAACCTGCCCCGCCAGCCCTGGTACGGTCCGGATGACCTGGGCCGGCCCAAGGCGGCCCTGCTGGCGGAACGGGTGGCGGCGGCCGGGGGCCCGGCGGTGGAGGCTCGGATTGAGATGGTGACCGCCGCCAACGCCGGCCGTCTGCTGGCAGATGCGGAACTGGTGGTCGACGGCAGCGACAACTGGGCGGCGCGCCGTACCATCGAGGCCTTCGCTGCCGCGCGGGGCATCCCCTGGATCTACGCCGCCGCGCTGGGGTGGGACGGCCTGACCGCCTGGATGGCCCCCGACGGCCCCTGCCTGCGCTGCTGGTTCGGGGAGCCGGGCGGCGACGGGCCTCGCTGCTTTGAAGCGGGGGCGGTGGGCGCGGTGACCCTGGCGGTGGCGGGCGTGGCGGTGGCGGAACTGGAACGGCGGCTGGCGGGGGAGGATCCCCCGCCCCGCCTATGGCTGGTGGACGGCCGCCGGGGACGGGTGACGGCCCTGGGCGGGCCGCCGGCGCCCTGCCCCCACCGGCGTCCGGCCTGAAGGAGGGCGGGGCCATGGCGGCGGAGCCTTGGGAGGAGCGCTTTGCCCGGCAGATGCTGGTGGACGGCATCGGCTACGACGGGCAGCGGCGCATCCTCGCCACCCGGGTCACCGTGGTGGGGCCGGAGCCGTGGGTCTCCCTGGCTTTCCGCTACCTGGCGGCCGCCGGGTTCCAGGCGGAGGCGGTGCCCGCCCCCGCCGGACCTCTACGGGTGCGGGTGGGGGCGGCGGAGACGGTCCTGGCACCGGCCTCGGGGGTGGGAGGCGGCATGCTGACAGCGGCCCGGGTGGTGCTGGCGGCCCTCGAGGCGGCCCTGGAGCCGGGATCGGAGGAGGAGCACGGTGCAGGACCGGGTGCGGGTGGTGCTGGCGCAACTGAATAGCCTGGTGGGGGACGTGGCCGGCAACCTGCGCCGGGTGCGGGAGGCGGTGGCCCGCGCCCGCGAGTGGGGAGCCGACTTGGTGGTGTTCCCGGAGATGATGCTGGGGGGCTACCCCGCCGAGGACCTCTGGTTCCACCGCGGGCTGGTGGCGGAGATGCGGGCGGCGGTGGAGGCGCTGGCGCCTGAAAGCCGCGACCTGCTGCTGGTGGTGGGCTACGCCCGCGATGCCGGCGCCCTCGAAAACGCGGCAGCGGTACTGGCCGGGGGCCGCCTGGCGGGCACGGTGGCCAAGCGCCATCTGCCCAACTACGGGGTGTTCGATGAGGCCCGCTACTTCCGGCCCGGCCGCGGCACCACCGTCTGGCAATGGGGACCGTGGCGGCTCGGCATCAGCATCTGTGAGGACATCTGGTACCCTGACGGGCCGTATCTGGACCAGGTGCGGGCGGGGGCGGACCTCCTCATCAACATCAGTGCCTCCCCCTACCACCGCGGTAAGGGGGAAAGCCGGGAGCGGATGCTGGCCACGCGGGCCCAGGACACCGCCGCCTGGCTGCTGTGGTGCAACCTGGTGGGCGGCCAGGACGAACTGGTGTTTGACGGGACGTCGGCTGTCTTCGCCCCGGACGGGCGGGTGGTGGCCCGGGCCCCCGCCTTTGCCGAGGACTTGGTGGTCTACGACCTGCCGGCCGGACCCGGGCGGCACCAGCGGTGGGTGGATCCCCGCTGGCGGCTGGGGCCGCCTCCCGAACCGGGCACGGTCCGTCACCGGCGCCTGCCGCCGCCGGTTCCGGGAACGCCCCGCCTGCCCGCGCCCGGGATCGTGCATCCCCGCCCCGGTCCCGAAGAGGAACTGTTCGGGGCCCTGGTCACGGGTGTGCGGGACTACATTGCCAAGAACGGCTTCGGGGACGTGGTCATCGGCCTGTCCGGCGGCATCGACTCCTCCCTGACCGCCGTGGTGGCGGTGGAGGCGCTGGGGCCGCGGCGGGTGCACGGGGTGCTGCTGCCATCGCCCATTACCTCCTCTGCCAGCCGGGAGGACGCCCTGGCGGTGGCCCACAACCTGGGCATCCCCGTGTTGGAGATCCCGCTGGCGGCGGCCATGCAGGCGGTCGGCGACACCCTGGCCCCCATCTTTGCCGGCCTGGAGCCGGATGTGACCGAGGAAAACATCCAGGCCCGCCTGCGCGGGCTGTATCTCATGGCTCTGTCCAACAAGTTCGGGTGGCTGGTGCTGACCACCGGCAACAAGAGCGAGATGGCCACCGGCTACAGCACCCTGTACGGGGATATGGCCGGCGGCTTCGCGGTGCTGAAGGATGTGCTCAAGACCGATGTCTACCGTCTGGCGGCCTGGGTCAACCGGCAACCGCCGGCACCCCGCATCCCGGAGCGGGTGCTGACTAAACCGCCTTCGGCGGAGCTGCGGCCGGGGCAGAAGGATGAGGACAGCCTGCCCCCCTATCCGGTGCTGGACCGCATCCTGGCCGGGTACGTGGAGGAGGATCGGGAGGCGGCGGACCTGGTGGCGGAAGGGCTGCCGGAAGCGGAGGTCGTCCGGGCCATCGAGCTGGTCAACCGCAACGAATACAAACGGCGCCAGGCGCCGGTCGGCATCAAGGTCACCCCCCGCGCCTTCGGCCGCGACCGGCGGATGCCGATCACGGGCCGCTACCCCCTGGTACGGCCCCGGGAGGAGGAATAAGCCATGTCGGGTCACTCCAAGTGGGCCAACATCAAGCGCAAGAAGGCCAAGGTGGATGCCGTCAAGGGCACGGTGTTCTCGCGGCTGATCAAGGAGGTGATGGCCGCCGCCAAGCAGGGCGGGGGCAACCCCGACAACAACCTGCGCCTGCGGGTTGCCATTGCCAAGGCCAAGGAGAACAATGTCCCCCAGGCCAACATTGAACGGGCTATCCGCCGGGCTACCGGCCAGGAGGCCGGGGTGCACTATGAGGAGGCGGTCTACGAGGGCTACGGGCCCGGGGGCACCGCCCTCTACATGCAGATCCTGACCGACAACCGCAACCGGACCGCGGGCGAGATCCGGCACCTGCTGTCCCGCCATGGCGGCAGCCTGGGGGAGAGCGGGTGCGTGGCCTGGATGTTCGAGCCGCGGGGGCAGCTGACAGTGGCGCGGGATGCGGTACCGGGGCTGACCGAGGAGCGGGTGCTCGACCTGGCCATCGAGGCCGGGGCCGACGACGTCCGCACGGAGGAGGACGCCTACCTGGTCCTGACCGCGCCCGAAGCCCTGGAGGGGGTGCGGGCCGCCTTTGAGGCCGCCCGCATCCCGGTGGCAGAGACGGAATGGGTGATGTGGCCTAAGACCACGGTGACGGTGGAGGGCGAGGACGCCCGCAAGCTCTACACCCTGCTCGAGCTGCTGGAGGATCACGACGACGTTTCCCGCGTCTTCACCAACGCCGATTTCGGGGAGGACTTCGAGCCTGAGGAGGGCTAGACCGGGCGGGGCGGCCGCGCCCGGCCCGCCACCACCGGGGTGAGGAGGTCGCGCCGGCGCACGGCCGCTTCCTCCACCCGGAAGCCGGCGGCGCGGATGGCGGCCACGGTGTCCCGGTTGAGATGGCAACCGCCCGCGACCCGGCTCCAGAGCGGGGTGAGGCCGTCCTGCACCGCCCGGGCCCAGGCCCGGGGGGCGGCCACGTGCTCGAGGAAGAGTAGCTGGCCGTCCGGTTCCAGCACCCGTGCCACCTCCGCCAGCCCGGCCGCCACGTCCGGCACCGTGCAGAGCACCAGGTCCGCCACCACGGTCCGGAAGCGGCGGTCGGGGAAGGGCAGGGCCTCTATGGGCGCCTGCACAGCGGTGATCGGGAAGGGCCAGGCCCGGGCGGCCAGGGTCCGCTCCAGGCGGCGGAACATAAAGGGATCCGGCTCGCTGGCCACCACCTCCGGCAGCCCGGCGGGTAGCGCCGGCAGGTCGAGCCCGGTGCCGGCCCCCACCACGAGGGTGGGACCGGAGGCGGCGGTGAGGTGCTGGACGCGGATGCGGCCGATCCAGCGTTCCACGGCCCATTGGCTGCCGGCATAGAGGCGGGCGAACCAGGGATGTCCGGCGGGCATGGCGGCGAGCCTCCTCGGGTGCACGACGCGGAGTGGTGTTCCAGTTCCGATTATAGAGCAGGGGGCGGCGACAGGAGATGGCCGCCCCGGCGTCGAATGACAAGCCGGGAGGTCGGCCTGATGCGGGTGATAGGGGTAGACCCCGGGACCGCCATCTGCGGCTGGGGGGTGGTGGACGGGGGTCCGGGCGGCGCCCTCACCGCCCTGGCCTACGGCGCGGTGCGGACCCCCGCCGGCCGCGATCCCGGCGCCCGGCTGACGGCGGTTTATGACGGGATCCGGGCGGTGATCGCCCGCTGGCGGCCGGAGCGGGCGGTGGTGGAGAAGCTGTTTTTCGGGACCAATGCCACCAGCGCCCTGGCGGTGGGTCAGGCCCGAGGGGTGGTCCTGCTGGCCCTGGCCCAGGCGGGGGTGCCGGTACTGGAACTGAGCCCGGCGGAGGTGAAGCAGGCCCTCACCGGCTACGGCCGCGCCGGCAAGGCCCAGATGCAGGCC is a genomic window containing:
- the nadE gene encoding Glutamine-dependent NAD(+) synthetase, whose translation is MQDRVRVVLAQLNSLVGDVAGNLRRVREAVARAREWGADLVVFPEMMLGGYPAEDLWFHRGLVAEMRAAVEALAPESRDLLLVVGYARDAGALENAAAVLAGGRLAGTVAKRHLPNYGVFDEARYFRPGRGTTVWQWGPWRLGISICEDIWYPDGPYLDQVRAGADLLINISASPYHRGKGESRERMLATRAQDTAAWLLWCNLVGGQDELVFDGTSAVFAPDGRVVARAPAFAEDLVVYDLPAGPGRHQRWVDPRWRLGPPPEPGTVRHRRLPPPVPGTPRLPAPGIVHPRPGPEEELFGALVTGVRDYIAKNGFGDVVIGLSGGIDSSLTAVVAVEALGPRRVHGVLLPSPITSSASREDALAVAHNLGIPVLEIPLAAAMQAVGDTLAPIFAGLEPDVTEENIQARLRGLYLMALSNKFGWLVLTTGNKSEMATGYSTLYGDMAGGFAVLKDVLKTDVYRLAAWVNRQPPAPRIPERVLTKPPSAELRPGQKDEDSLPPYPVLDRILAGYVEEDREAADLVAEGLPEAEVVRAIELVNRNEYKRRQAPVGIKVTPRAFGRDRRMPITGRYPLVRPREEE
- a CDS encoding putative transcriptional regulatory protein PTH_1024 (Evidence 3 : Putative function from multiple computational evidences) — its product is MSGHSKWANIKRKKAKVDAVKGTVFSRLIKEVMAAAKQGGGNPDNNLRLRVAIAKAKENNVPQANIERAIRRATGQEAGVHYEEAVYEGYGPGGTALYMQILTDNRNRTAGEIRHLLSRHGGSLGESGCVAWMFEPRGQLTVARDAVPGLTEERVLDLAIEAGADDVRTEEDAYLVLTAPEALEGVRAAFEAARIPVAETEWVMWPKTTVTVEGEDARKLYTLLELLEDHDDVSRVFTNADFGEDFEPEEG
- a CDS encoding Ubiquinone/menaquinone biosynthesis C-methylase UbiE → MPAGHPWFARLYAGSQWAVERWIGRIRVQHLTAASGPTLVVGAGTGLDLPALPAGLPEVVASEPDPFMFRRLERTLAARAWPFPITAVQAPIEALPFPDRRFRTVVADLVLCTVPDVAAGLAEVARVLEPDGQLLFLEHVAAPRAWARAVQDGLTPLWSRVAGGCHLNRDTVAAIRAAGFRVEEAAVRRRDLLTPVVAGRARPPRPV
- the ruvC gene encoding Crossover junction endodeoxyribonuclease RuvC, which gives rise to MRVIGVDPGTAICGWGVVDGGPGGALTALAYGAVRTPAGRDPGARLTAVYDGIRAVIARWRPERAVVEKLFFGTNATSALAVGQARGVVLLALAQAGVPVLELSPAEVKQALTGYGRAGKAQMQAMVGRVLGLAEVPRPDDAADALAMAVTGVQVARFEEMTP